The following are encoded in a window of Arvicanthis niloticus isolate mArvNil1 chromosome 1, mArvNil1.pat.X, whole genome shotgun sequence genomic DNA:
- the Gapdhs gene encoding glyceraldehyde-3-phosphate dehydrogenase, testis-specific isoform X2 — MSRRDVVLTNVTVVQLRRDPCPCPCPCPCPCPVIRPTPPPPKPEEPPPPPPPPPPPPPPPPAVETPPPSPPPPPPPPPPPKIEPEAPPPPPPPPPPPPPPPPPPPPPPPQKPARELTVGINGFGRIGRLVLRVCMEKGIRVVAVNDPFIDPEYMVYMFKYDSTHGRYKGTVEHKNGRLVVDNLEINVYQCKDPKEIPWSSVGSPYVVESTGVYLSIEAASGHISSGARRVVVTAPSPDATMLVMGVNEKDYNPGSMTIVSNASCTTNCLAPLAKVIHERFGIVEGLMTTVHSYTATQKTVDGPSKKDWRGGRGAHQNIIPSSTGAAKAVGKVIPELNGKLTGMAFRVPTPNVSVVDLTCRLAQPASYSAIKEAVKAAAKGPLAGILAYTEDQVVSTDFNGDSHSSIFDAKAGIALNDNFVKLIAWYDNEYGYSHRVVDLLRYMFSREK, encoded by the exons TGATCAGACCAACTCCACCGCCACCCAAGCCTGAggagccaccaccaccaccgccgccaccaccaccgccaccaccaccaccaccagcggTGgagacaccaccaccatcaccaccaccaccaccacctcctcctcctccacccaagATAGAGCCAGaagcacctccacctccacctccacctccacctccccctccccctccacctccccctccacctcctccaccaccccaAAAGCCAGCTAGAGAGCTGACAGTGGGCATCAATGG ATTTGGACGCATTGGCCGTCTGGTGCTGCGAGTCTGCATGGAGAAGGGCATTAGGGTGGTAGCGGTGAATGACCCATTCATTGATCCGGAATAcatg GTATACATGTTCAAATATGACTCCACACATGGTAGATACAAAGGAACCGTGGAACATAAGAATGGACGACTAGTTGTGGACAACCTTGAGATCAACGTGTACCAGTG CAAAGACCCTAAAGAAATCCCCTGGAGTTCTGTAGGGAGTCCCTATGTGGTGGAGTCTACAGGCGTATACTTGTCTATAGAGGCAGCTTCG GGACATATTTCATCCGGTGCCAGGCGTGTGGTGGTCACTGCACCCTCCCCTGATGCGACCATGTTGGTCATGGGTGTGAACGAGAAGGACTATAACCCTGGCTCCATGACCATTGTCAG CAATGCATCCTGTACCACCAACTGCCTGGCTCCCCTCGCCAAGGTTATTCACGAACGCTTCGGGATCGTGGAAGGGCTAATG ACCACAGTCCATTCCTACACGGCCACTCAGAAGACAGTGGATGGACCATCAAAGAAGGACTGGCGAGGTGGCCGAGGTGCTCACCAGAACATCATCCCATCTTCCACTGGGGCTGCCAAGGCTGTAGGCAAAGTCATCCCAGAGCTCAATGG GAAGTTAACAGGAATGGCATTCCGGGTGCCAACCCCAAACGTATCAGTTGTGGACCTGACCTGCCGCCTGGCCCAGCCTGCTTCCTACTCAGCTATCAAGGAGGCTGTGAAAGCCGCAGCCAAGGGACCTTTGGCTGGCATCCTTGCTTATACAGAGGACCAG GTGGTCTCCACTGACTTTAATGGCGATTCCCATTCTTCCATCTTTGATGCTAAGGCTGGAATTGCCCTCAATGACAACTTCGTGAAGCTTATTGCCTG GTACGACAACGAATATGGCTACAGTCACCGGGTAGTCGACCTCCTCCGCTACATGTTTAGCCGAGAGAAGTAA
- the Gapdhs gene encoding glyceraldehyde-3-phosphate dehydrogenase, testis-specific isoform X1, with amino-acid sequence MSRRDVVLTNVTVVQLRRDPCPRPCPCPCPCPCPCPVIRPTPPPPKPEEPPPPPPPPPPPPPPPPAVETPPPSPPPPPPPPPPPKIEPEAPPPPPPPPPPPPPPPPPPPPPPPQKPARELTVGINGFGRIGRLVLRVCMEKGIRVVAVNDPFIDPEYMVYMFKYDSTHGRYKGTVEHKNGRLVVDNLEINVYQCKDPKEIPWSSVGSPYVVESTGVYLSIEAASGHISSGARRVVVTAPSPDATMLVMGVNEKDYNPGSMTIVSNASCTTNCLAPLAKVIHERFGIVEGLMTTVHSYTATQKTVDGPSKKDWRGGRGAHQNIIPSSTGAAKAVGKVIPELNGKLTGMAFRVPTPNVSVVDLTCRLAQPASYSAIKEAVKAAAKGPLAGILAYTEDQVVSTDFNGDSHSSIFDAKAGIALNDNFVKLIAWYDNEYGYSHRVVDLLRYMFSREK; translated from the exons TGATCAGACCAACTCCACCGCCACCCAAGCCTGAggagccaccaccaccaccgccgccaccaccaccgccaccaccaccaccaccagcggTGgagacaccaccaccatcaccaccaccaccaccacctcctcctcctccacccaagATAGAGCCAGaagcacctccacctccacctccacctccacctccccctccccctccacctccccctccacctcctccaccaccccaAAAGCCAGCTAGAGAGCTGACAGTGGGCATCAATGG ATTTGGACGCATTGGCCGTCTGGTGCTGCGAGTCTGCATGGAGAAGGGCATTAGGGTGGTAGCGGTGAATGACCCATTCATTGATCCGGAATAcatg GTATACATGTTCAAATATGACTCCACACATGGTAGATACAAAGGAACCGTGGAACATAAGAATGGACGACTAGTTGTGGACAACCTTGAGATCAACGTGTACCAGTG CAAAGACCCTAAAGAAATCCCCTGGAGTTCTGTAGGGAGTCCCTATGTGGTGGAGTCTACAGGCGTATACTTGTCTATAGAGGCAGCTTCG GGACATATTTCATCCGGTGCCAGGCGTGTGGTGGTCACTGCACCCTCCCCTGATGCGACCATGTTGGTCATGGGTGTGAACGAGAAGGACTATAACCCTGGCTCCATGACCATTGTCAG CAATGCATCCTGTACCACCAACTGCCTGGCTCCCCTCGCCAAGGTTATTCACGAACGCTTCGGGATCGTGGAAGGGCTAATG ACCACAGTCCATTCCTACACGGCCACTCAGAAGACAGTGGATGGACCATCAAAGAAGGACTGGCGAGGTGGCCGAGGTGCTCACCAGAACATCATCCCATCTTCCACTGGGGCTGCCAAGGCTGTAGGCAAAGTCATCCCAGAGCTCAATGG GAAGTTAACAGGAATGGCATTCCGGGTGCCAACCCCAAACGTATCAGTTGTGGACCTGACCTGCCGCCTGGCCCAGCCTGCTTCCTACTCAGCTATCAAGGAGGCTGTGAAAGCCGCAGCCAAGGGACCTTTGGCTGGCATCCTTGCTTATACAGAGGACCAG GTGGTCTCCACTGACTTTAATGGCGATTCCCATTCTTCCATCTTTGATGCTAAGGCTGGAATTGCCCTCAATGACAACTTCGTGAAGCTTATTGCCTG GTACGACAACGAATATGGCTACAGTCACCGGGTAGTCGACCTCCTCCGCTACATGTTTAGCCGAGAGAAGTAA